The proteins below come from a single Arthrobacter caoxuetaonis genomic window:
- a CDS encoding ATP-binding protein, with protein MARKPAAQAPLIDVSVPTMLRTRLPDGRLLGVDGSVWLIRRVPLEPVVDAKSIDERLSVFTPLIAAYDELSAMTPVTVTRRAMARKDYRQTQLLMVNLNRLFNPTGHPLASFLKKSFPAQITEKRMLFLAVKLVSKVGGNGGLKAAIESVTETLTVGGSPLSDYDVDLKKVDAALARCGLTTPSSEELSIANSWWNQGHFPDTVELPHSDHLHVFSDAKAVRMADDADRTNCHEWPEIPNHRTLTFATLEDFEFDFIAPTDPNAHWATGLLDDDAVAISIRAGIEPSKITRAELRRQRKRYMDDIRERVEQHKMERAEQDEMLQTLEDVEGVYGSNGGSPTLVDASVLIAFDGEVEDITQAGGNSQANLRIMNFRQRQALAEMMLCSYIRANPNLHDLPSQTVACSGIQSLSTVGDKTGALLGFTERDKQPAYVSPTAASTADGLPIFLNVGGTGSGKSQVMLWKAVQYALMGGPQVVIDPKTGSDHSPTVLAAGGQVSSLDDLANSDGVFDPIRFSLRPEVGVEMAASMLSAIDPWGGNAARFEVAVYNALSYGVAHGAQCVGQALHIAHDAGKASDDLVRPVFELADSSPMFRACVGMNPKTKGLRIHDGITLIKVGDSHLDLPEPGAIGQATLMQRVCLALVRMMVFGSAMALTGRGGAIHLDEAWVFLGAGKSEVERLGRLARSQNVLPELYTQRVSDALKAELTGYISRGLILPIEDATEARAACQLFKLDPTPERMARITAKAEIGDGESVALNWNSMKALRDPNDPGRRVLRGAVGIYADLAGRAVPVEIVLPKSFLALSSTSPEDIKRREEAALQRELERRQEAALAVI; from the coding sequence ATGGCCAGGAAACCCGCCGCACAGGCACCCCTGATCGACGTCTCCGTACCGACCATGCTCCGCACCCGCCTGCCCGACGGCCGGCTCCTGGGCGTGGACGGGTCGGTCTGGCTGATCCGCCGCGTCCCCCTGGAACCGGTCGTTGACGCCAAGAGCATTGATGAGCGCCTGAGCGTCTTCACCCCGCTGATCGCCGCCTACGATGAGCTGTCCGCCATGACCCCCGTAACGGTGACCCGCCGGGCCATGGCTCGGAAGGACTACCGGCAGACGCAGCTGCTCATGGTGAACCTGAACCGGCTCTTCAATCCGACCGGCCACCCGCTGGCGTCCTTCCTGAAGAAGTCCTTCCCGGCCCAGATCACCGAGAAGCGCATGCTTTTCCTGGCCGTGAAGCTCGTCTCGAAAGTCGGCGGAAACGGCGGGCTGAAGGCTGCCATCGAATCGGTCACCGAAACTCTCACCGTGGGCGGATCCCCGCTCTCGGACTACGACGTCGACCTGAAGAAGGTGGACGCCGCCCTGGCCCGCTGCGGCTTGACGACCCCCAGCTCCGAAGAGCTCTCCATCGCCAACTCGTGGTGGAACCAGGGCCACTTCCCGGACACCGTGGAACTGCCCCACTCGGACCACCTGCACGTCTTCTCCGACGCGAAGGCCGTCCGCATGGCCGATGACGCGGACCGGACCAACTGCCACGAATGGCCCGAAATCCCCAACCACCGGACCTTGACGTTCGCCACCCTGGAGGACTTCGAGTTCGACTTCATCGCACCCACGGACCCGAACGCCCACTGGGCCACCGGGCTGCTGGACGATGACGCGGTCGCCATCTCCATCCGCGCCGGCATCGAACCGTCCAAGATCACCCGCGCCGAACTGCGTCGCCAGCGCAAGCGGTACATGGACGACATCCGCGAACGCGTGGAGCAGCACAAAATGGAGCGCGCCGAGCAGGACGAAATGCTCCAGACCCTCGAGGACGTCGAAGGCGTCTACGGCTCCAACGGCGGCTCCCCGACCCTCGTGGACGCTTCCGTGCTGATCGCGTTCGACGGTGAAGTCGAGGACATCACCCAGGCCGGCGGGAACTCCCAGGCGAACCTGCGGATCATGAACTTCCGCCAGCGCCAGGCCCTTGCCGAAATGATGCTCTGTTCCTACATCCGGGCGAACCCGAACCTGCACGACCTGCCATCCCAGACGGTCGCGTGCTCGGGCATACAGTCGCTCTCCACGGTCGGTGACAAGACCGGTGCCCTGCTGGGCTTCACCGAACGCGACAAGCAGCCGGCGTACGTGTCCCCGACGGCGGCGTCCACCGCTGACGGCCTGCCCATCTTCCTGAACGTGGGCGGCACCGGTTCCGGCAAGTCCCAGGTGATGCTCTGGAAGGCCGTGCAGTACGCGCTCATGGGCGGACCCCAGGTGGTCATTGACCCGAAAACCGGGTCGGACCACAGTCCCACGGTTCTTGCCGCCGGCGGGCAGGTCAGCTCCCTTGATGATCTGGCGAACTCCGACGGCGTGTTCGACCCGATCCGCTTCTCCCTGCGCCCTGAAGTGGGCGTGGAAATGGCGGCGTCCATGCTTTCGGCCATCGACCCGTGGGGCGGCAACGCGGCACGGTTCGAAGTCGCCGTGTACAACGCCCTGTCCTACGGTGTCGCCCACGGCGCCCAGTGCGTCGGGCAGGCCCTGCACATCGCCCATGATGCCGGGAAGGCCTCCGATGACCTGGTCCGCCCGGTCTTCGAGCTCGCCGATTCCTCCCCGATGTTCCGTGCCTGTGTCGGCATGAACCCCAAAACCAAGGGGCTGCGCATCCACGACGGCATCACCCTCATCAAGGTCGGCGACTCCCACCTGGACCTTCCCGAACCCGGTGCCATCGGCCAGGCGACCCTGATGCAGCGCGTCTGCCTGGCACTGGTGCGCATGATGGTCTTCGGTTCCGCCATGGCACTGACCGGCCGCGGCGGGGCAATCCACCTCGATGAGGCCTGGGTGTTCTTGGGCGCCGGCAAGTCCGAGGTTGAGCGTCTTGGCCGTCTGGCCCGTTCCCAGAACGTGCTTCCGGAGCTGTACACCCAGCGCGTCTCCGATGCCCTGAAGGCGGAACTGACCGGCTACATCTCCCGCGGACTCATACTGCCCATCGAGGATGCGACCGAGGCCCGTGCTGCCTGCCAGCTGTTCAAGCTCGATCCGACACCGGAGCGCATGGCCCGCATTACGGCCAAGGCGGAGATCGGCGACGGCGAATCGGTGGCCCTGAACTGGAACTCCATGAAGGCCCTGCGTGATCCCAACGATCCGGGCCGGCGCGTGCTGCGCGGTGCGGTAGGCATCTATGCCGATCTTGCCGGCCGTGCCGTGCCCGTGGAGATCGTCCTGCCGAAGTCCTTCCTGGCCCTGTCCTCCACCAGCCCGGAGGACATCAAACGCCGCGAGGAGGCAGCCCTGCAGCGGGAGCTGGAGCGCCGGCAGGAAGCGGCCCTGGCCGTCATCTAA
- a CDS encoding RecB family exonuclease, protein MTTITLKPPLLRDKVAWDGKKLVVTDDSLIESSLRREALSASTSKSMQSCAARWVGERLLRSEDEDPFAPAPLGTSAHAVLEDLYALPGHRRTMREAEKITIGYADKMWADDPAASDAVRAAVKIARARWITEVKAAYEGIFVIEDPKAIEVVGREHQVKGIEVNGVPIIGYIDRISEATVNGVTGLVPEDYKSGKVLNTYFGDDHGDQLRIYAAAIHVEFGEKPVGAKVLYTKFGKSRDIDLSQRAMDKTLKVFALSWKRHNNYMKSQAFPTKVSALCGWCPLVNSCPVAKAEGKTVSPKVADQIPSATDLGIPTLRPGIAAPVPAAAADRIDDDSNDSVTFFAPDEDDHPEEAAALGRASEAAAHIGISGQSPDALSKEEHMAILEGKPWDTYTKNGELNPISYTAIGVFGIAEMALEALHKSGQPLTGKNVKALAATFRHIIVTAQDEWTGSTSMADAANTRLRGALRSVVETLPMPFGEPKEAWDSWVAKATKRCSSIVSVAHYVFEGVEDDEPWNALASGPALSVVPDAEPAEEEPAAEAEEPAPAPAARKTRPARRAVKPVPAAEEDEADEFAEETKPKPKISAEDLEFPADDEEDDFAYGA, encoded by the coding sequence ATGACCACTATTACGCTGAAGCCTCCGCTGCTGCGCGACAAGGTCGCCTGGGACGGCAAGAAGCTCGTCGTCACCGATGACAGCCTCATCGAGAGCAGCCTGCGCCGCGAAGCGCTGTCCGCCTCGACGTCCAAGTCCATGCAGTCGTGCGCTGCGCGCTGGGTGGGGGAGCGCCTGCTGCGCAGCGAGGATGAAGACCCGTTCGCGCCTGCACCGCTGGGCACCAGCGCCCACGCTGTCCTCGAAGACCTCTATGCCCTGCCAGGCCACCGCCGCACCATGCGCGAGGCCGAGAAGATCACCATTGGCTACGCCGACAAGATGTGGGCCGACGACCCTGCGGCCTCAGACGCGGTACGTGCCGCGGTGAAGATCGCGCGCGCCCGCTGGATCACCGAGGTGAAGGCCGCCTACGAGGGCATCTTCGTCATTGAGGATCCCAAGGCCATCGAAGTCGTGGGCCGTGAGCACCAGGTCAAGGGGATCGAGGTCAACGGGGTGCCCATCATCGGGTACATCGACCGCATCTCGGAGGCGACCGTCAACGGCGTCACCGGCCTGGTCCCGGAGGACTACAAATCCGGCAAGGTGCTCAACACGTACTTCGGCGACGACCACGGAGACCAGCTGCGCATCTACGCCGCGGCCATCCACGTCGAATTCGGTGAGAAGCCGGTCGGCGCGAAGGTGCTGTACACGAAGTTCGGCAAGTCCCGTGACATCGACCTGTCCCAGCGCGCGATGGACAAGACGCTGAAGGTCTTCGCCCTGTCCTGGAAGCGCCACAACAACTACATGAAGTCCCAGGCGTTTCCCACGAAGGTCTCGGCCCTGTGCGGCTGGTGCCCGCTGGTGAACTCCTGCCCGGTCGCCAAGGCCGAAGGCAAGACCGTCTCCCCGAAGGTCGCAGACCAGATCCCCTCGGCAACAGACCTGGGTATCCCCACCCTGCGCCCGGGCATCGCCGCCCCGGTGCCGGCCGCTGCCGCAGACCGCATTGACGACGACTCCAACGACTCCGTCACGTTCTTCGCCCCCGACGAGGACGACCACCCGGAGGAGGCCGCCGCGCTGGGGAGAGCTTCAGAGGCTGCCGCACACATAGGGATTAGCGGGCAGAGCCCGGACGCACTCTCGAAAGAGGAACACATGGCAATACTTGAAGGTAAGCCCTGGGACACGTACACCAAGAACGGTGAACTGAACCCGATCTCCTACACCGCTATCGGTGTCTTCGGCATCGCTGAAATGGCGCTCGAAGCCCTCCACAAGTCCGGGCAGCCGCTGACCGGCAAGAACGTCAAGGCGCTGGCCGCAACGTTCCGCCACATCATCGTCACCGCACAGGACGAATGGACCGGCTCCACCTCGATGGCCGACGCCGCCAACACCCGCCTCCGCGGTGCGCTGCGCTCCGTTGTCGAAACCCTGCCCATGCCGTTCGGTGAGCCGAAGGAAGCCTGGGACTCCTGGGTAGCCAAGGCCACCAAGCGGTGCTCGTCCATCGTGTCCGTCGCCCACTACGTCTTTGAAGGCGTCGAGGACGACGAGCCGTGGAACGCCCTGGCCTCCGGTCCGGCCCTGAGCGTTGTCCCCGACGCCGAACCCGCCGAAGAGGAGCCTGCCGCCGAAGCTGAAGAGCCGGCACCGGCACCTGCGGCCCGCAAGACACGTCCTGCACGCCGTGCCGTGAAGCCGGTTCCTGCCGCCGAAGAGGACGAAGCGGACGAGTTCGCCGAAGAGACCAAGCCGAAGCCGAAGATCAGCGCCGAGGACCTTGAGTTCCCGGCTGACGACGAAGAAGACGACTTCGCCTACGGCGCCTAA